From Candidatus Omnitrophota bacterium:
GACTAAACAACTGCGGGTAGGTTGTGTAACCTTTCCTGGTTGCCCTGACCCCCTTAATTAATCCGGTTATCTTGCCAAAATCCCGGGTATAAAAATTTACGACTAAACTGGTCTCCCGAAAATCCCGGGTTCTGAGTACAATTGCCTCTGTTTTTCTAACCGCCATACTATATATTGCTATATTGTTAAATGGCTAAATTGTTAAATGGTTAAATCGCTATAACGGTTTGGCAATTTATCAGTTTAGCAATTTATCAGTTTATTGAGAAGGGATCACCGAGCCCACCGAAATTACCAGTTTTAACCCTTCTTCAATCGACATATCCAGGTCGATCAGTTCTTTCCGGGGCGCTAAAAGCAAAACACCGGAAGTAGGATTAGGCGCAGTGGGGACAAAAACATTGACAACATCCTTAGAGATCTTTTCCTGTATCTGCCTGTATTTTTCAGAAGTCACAAAGCCGATAGAGTAAATTCCTTTCCTGGGATATTCCAACAGCACCACCCTCTGCAGTAAGGACTTATTCCTTATTAAAAAAGCGTTGCTTATCTGGCGTATAGCCAGATAAAGTTTACTGACTACCGGTATCCTATAAAGCAACCCTTCCCAGAAAGAGAAGAATCTCCGGACAATGATATTTCTGGTAGCCAGGCCAATCAGGGTAATCAATCCCAGGATCACCAACAGGACCAGACCTTTGAGTAAATATGCAAGGTAGATAACCCCGCCGGCCGGTAAGTACGCCTTAAAAAATGTCAGGATGGGATTTAAAATAAGGTTATTTGTTATTACGACCATAAACTTGAAGGCAAAAATGGTAATAAGCAAAGGCAAGGTCACCGCTATTCCGGCAAAAAAGTTATTTCTTATCTTTATCCACATAACCCCTCCAGCTCTATT
This genomic window contains:
- a CDS encoding DUF502 domain-containing protein: MWIKIRNNFFAGIAVTLPLLITIFAFKFMVVITNNLILNPILTFFKAYLPAGGVIYLAYLLKGLVLLVILGLITLIGLATRNIIVRRFFSFWEGLLYRIPVVSKLYLAIRQISNAFLIRNKSLLQRVVLLEYPRKGIYSIGFVTSEKYRQIQEKISKDVVNVFVPTAPNPTSGVLLLAPRKELIDLDMSIEEGLKLVISVGSVIPSQ